A DNA window from Aquarana catesbeiana isolate 2022-GZ linkage group LG01, ASM4218655v1, whole genome shotgun sequence contains the following coding sequences:
- the NOCT gene encoding nocturnin isoform X2, translated as MDVKIAVPLSNRKTRYHVLFTQVCSMGNGTSRLYSALAKTLSSTAAIPQHQDYLEQSEHDQLDPLDPKDLLEECQVALQGRPPRLHRAFFPHRDDFSTPHAFRVMQWNILAQALGEGKDNFINCPKEALKWEERKYLILEEILIYRPDVLCLQEVDHYFDTFQPILSRLGYQCTFLAKPWSPCLDVEHNNGPDGCALFFLQDRFQLISSAKFRLSARTLKTNQVAIAEILQCKESGRLVCVAVTHLKARTGWERFRLAQGSDLLRNLELLTQGAKIPLVVCGDFNAEPTEEVYKRFASSSLNLNSAYKVLSEDGETEPPYTTWKIRPTGETCNTLDYIWYSQDALEVNSALSLLTEEQIGPNRLPSFTYPSDHLSLICDLSFNMDPDRLL; from the exons ATGGATGTAAAAATTGCAGTTCCATTGTCAAACAGGAAGACCAGATACCATGTTTTATTCACTCAAG tttgTTCCATGGGAAACGGTACAAGTCGCCTGTACAGTGCTCTTGCCAAGACTCTCAGCAGCACTGCAGCCATCCCCCAGCATCAAGACTATCTGGAACAGTCAGAGCATGACCAGCTGGATCCGCTGGACCCCAAGGATCTTCTGGAGGAATGCCAAGTTGCCCTGCAGGGAAGGCCTCCCCGGCTTCATAGAGCATTTTTTCCACACAGAGATGATTTTAGCACCCCCCATGCATTTAGGGTGATGCAGTGGAATATCCTTGCTCAAG CCCTCGGAGAAGGCAAGGATAACTTTATCAACTGTCCCAAGGAAGCGCTGAAGTGGGAGGAGAGGAAGTATTTGATCCTAGAGGAGATCTTAATTTATCGTCCTGATGTCCTGTGCCTGCAGGAAGTGGATCACTACTTTGACACTTTCCAGCCAATACTCAGTAGGTTAGGCTACCAATGCACTTTTCTAGCAAAGCCGTGGTCTCCCTGCCTTGATGTTGAGCACAACAATGGACCTGATGGCTGTGCCTTGTTCTTTCTACAAGACCGATTTCAGCTTATCAGCAGTGCCAAATTCAGGCTGTCTGCaaggaccctgaaaaccaaccaGGTGGCCATTGCCGAAATCCTTCAGTGCAAAGAGTCTGGCAGGTTGGTGTGCGTTGCTGTTACCCACCTAAAGGCCCGTACAGGGTGGGAGAGGTTCAGGCTTGCACAGGGCTCAGATCTCTTGCGCAATCTGGAATTGCTCACACAAGGGGCCAAAATTCCCCTGGTTGTATGTGGGGACTTTAATGCAGAACCAACAGAGGAGGTATACAAGCGGTTTGCGTCTTCAAGCCTGAACCTTAACAGTGCCTACAAGGTGCTCAGTGAAGATGGAGAGACTGAGCCTCCTTACACCACCTGGAAAATCCGGCCTACTGGAGAGACTTGCAACACCCTAGATTATATTTGGTATTCCCAGGATGCTTTGGAAGTGAATTCTGCCTTGAGTTTGCTTACAGAGGAGCAAATTGGGCCAAACAGGCTCCCATCTTTTACGTACCCATCGGATCATCTTTCGCTGATCTGCGACTTAAGTTTTAATATGGACCCAGACAGGCTGTTATAG
- the NOCT gene encoding nocturnin isoform X3 encodes MGNGTSRLYSALAKTLSSTAAIPQHQDYLEQSEHDQLDPLDPKDLLEECQVALQGRPPRLHRAFFPHRDDFSTPHAFRVMQWNILAQALGEGKDNFINCPKEALKWEERKYLILEEILIYRPDVLCLQEVDHYFDTFQPILSRLGYQCTFLAKPWSPCLDVEHNNGPDGCALFFLQDRFQLISSAKFRLSARTLKTNQVAIAEILQCKESGRLVCVAVTHLKARTGWERFRLAQGSDLLRNLELLTQGAKIPLVVCGDFNAEPTEEVYKRFASSSLNLNSAYKVLSEDGETEPPYTTWKIRPTGETCNTLDYIWYSQDALEVNSALSLLTEEQIGPNRLPSFTYPSDHLSLICDLSFNMDPDRLL; translated from the exons ATGGGAAACGGTACAAGTCGCCTGTACAGTGCTCTTGCCAAGACTCTCAGCAGCACTGCAGCCATCCCCCAGCATCAAGACTATCTGGAACAGTCAGAGCATGACCAGCTGGATCCGCTGGACCCCAAGGATCTTCTGGAGGAATGCCAAGTTGCCCTGCAGGGAAGGCCTCCCCGGCTTCATAGAGCATTTTTTCCACACAGAGATGATTTTAGCACCCCCCATGCATTTAGGGTGATGCAGTGGAATATCCTTGCTCAAG CCCTCGGAGAAGGCAAGGATAACTTTATCAACTGTCCCAAGGAAGCGCTGAAGTGGGAGGAGAGGAAGTATTTGATCCTAGAGGAGATCTTAATTTATCGTCCTGATGTCCTGTGCCTGCAGGAAGTGGATCACTACTTTGACACTTTCCAGCCAATACTCAGTAGGTTAGGCTACCAATGCACTTTTCTAGCAAAGCCGTGGTCTCCCTGCCTTGATGTTGAGCACAACAATGGACCTGATGGCTGTGCCTTGTTCTTTCTACAAGACCGATTTCAGCTTATCAGCAGTGCCAAATTCAGGCTGTCTGCaaggaccctgaaaaccaaccaGGTGGCCATTGCCGAAATCCTTCAGTGCAAAGAGTCTGGCAGGTTGGTGTGCGTTGCTGTTACCCACCTAAAGGCCCGTACAGGGTGGGAGAGGTTCAGGCTTGCACAGGGCTCAGATCTCTTGCGCAATCTGGAATTGCTCACACAAGGGGCCAAAATTCCCCTGGTTGTATGTGGGGACTTTAATGCAGAACCAACAGAGGAGGTATACAAGCGGTTTGCGTCTTCAAGCCTGAACCTTAACAGTGCCTACAAGGTGCTCAGTGAAGATGGAGAGACTGAGCCTCCTTACACCACCTGGAAAATCCGGCCTACTGGAGAGACTTGCAACACCCTAGATTATATTTGGTATTCCCAGGATGCTTTGGAAGTGAATTCTGCCTTGAGTTTGCTTACAGAGGAGCAAATTGGGCCAAACAGGCTCCCATCTTTTACGTACCCATCGGATCATCTTTCGCTGATCTGCGACTTAAGTTTTAATATGGACCCAGACAGGCTGTTATAG